In Bacillus sp. DX3.1, the following proteins share a genomic window:
- a CDS encoding DNA-3-methyladenine glycosylase — translation MKAPLSFYEGDTLEVAKRLLGHKLVHIVDGIERSGMIVEVEAYKGPDDKAAHSYGGRRTDRTEVMFGSPGHAYVYLIYGMYHCFNIITAPIGIPQGVLIRALEPTQGIEEMKVARYGKTDITKAQYKNLTNGPGKLCRAMGITLEQRGLSLQSDELYVDVIPEEEHLSSRYEIVSGPRINIDYAEEAVHYPWRFYFKQHPFVSK, via the coding sequence ATGAAAGCCCCCCTATCTTTTTATGAAGGCGATACATTAGAAGTTGCCAAAAGATTACTTGGTCATAAACTTGTCCATATCGTAGATGGTATAGAGCGAAGTGGAATGATTGTAGAAGTAGAAGCATATAAAGGTCCCGATGATAAAGCTGCACATAGCTATGGCGGAAGACGTACAGATCGAACAGAAGTTATGTTTGGTTCACCAGGACACGCTTATGTCTACCTCATTTACGGTATGTATCATTGCTTTAATATCATCACGGCCCCAATTGGTATTCCGCAAGGCGTACTTATTCGCGCATTGGAACCAACACAAGGTATTGAAGAAATGAAGGTTGCACGCTACGGTAAAACTGACATTACGAAAGCACAATATAAAAATTTAACGAACGGACCAGGAAAACTCTGCCGTGCAATGGGTATTACTTTAGAACAAAGAGGTTTATCACTGCAAAGTGATGAACTGTATGTTGATGTTATCCCAGAAGAAGAGCATTTATCTTCTCGATATGAAATTGTCTCTGGGCCACGTATTAATATTGACTATGCGGAAGAAGCTGTTCATTATCCATGGCGCTTTTATTTCAAGCAGCATCCGTTCGTTTCTAAATAA
- a CDS encoding Cof-type HAD-IIB family hydrolase, which translates to MIYRLLALNIDGTLLQKNGKIPKGTREAIDFVKRKGVYVTLFTSRNFQSAHKIAKSLKLDSILVTHSGSFISASLDKPFIQKRLSEEKTFNMVQVLEHFECNIRISHERFSIGNRERNTSNLIARTVLSSTDPLFYPVQFVDSLGDALRDQPVAAPKIDVVFTSRGEKERALKTLRKAFEDVEYIECDRGKVEILPPHVSKLRGLQLLGEHLGIELNEMVAIGDSLEDLDVIESVGLGVAMGDAPVELKKAADWITRSNSENGVEYMIKEHFRKQFPLPFLKNHTQANKW; encoded by the coding sequence ATGATTTATCGCTTATTGGCTCTTAATATAGATGGAACATTGCTGCAGAAAAATGGAAAGATACCAAAAGGAACACGAGAAGCCATTGATTTTGTGAAACGAAAAGGTGTATACGTTACGCTGTTTACAAGTCGTAACTTTCAATCTGCTCATAAAATAGCAAAATCGTTAAAGCTAGATTCGATATTAGTTACGCATAGCGGTTCCTTTATTTCCGCTTCATTAGATAAACCGTTCATCCAAAAACGATTATCTGAGGAAAAAACATTTAATATGGTGCAAGTACTTGAACATTTTGAGTGTAATATCCGTATTTCACATGAACGCTTTTCTATTGGTAACCGTGAGCGCAATACATCAAACTTAATTGCACGCACTGTATTATCAAGTACAGATCCGCTTTTTTATCCTGTTCAATTTGTGGATTCATTAGGTGACGCACTCCGTGATCAGCCTGTTGCTGCTCCAAAGATTGATGTTGTCTTTACAAGCAGAGGAGAAAAAGAACGAGCGCTTAAAACATTGCGTAAAGCGTTTGAAGATGTAGAGTATATAGAATGCGATAGGGGAAAAGTAGAAATTCTTCCGCCGCATGTATCGAAATTAAGAGGTTTACAATTACTAGGAGAGCACCTTGGAATAGAGTTAAATGAAATGGTAGCAATTGGTGATAGCTTAGAAGATCTAGATGTCATTGAAAGTGTAGGATTAGGAGTTGCAATGGGAGATGCACCAGTTGAATTGAAAAAAGCAGCGGACTGGATTACACGTTCCAATAGTGAAAATGGAGTAGAGTATATGATTAAAGAACATTTTCGAAAGCAATTTCCACTGC